One segment of Primulina tabacum isolate GXHZ01 chromosome 14, ASM2559414v2, whole genome shotgun sequence DNA contains the following:
- the LOC142525191 gene encoding UDP-glucosyl transferase 74CD1-like isoform X2: MEKEVAACKAHIVVLPYHGQGHMNPLLQVSKRLAAKGIKVTVTTTLSNTKAMQAASTYITSESIYDDFSEGGSAGPGGFKGFLGRFEAIGSRNLTSLLRKFQDSENPVACLLYDANVTWASNVVNEMGIRSAAFLTHSCAFFASLYLMHCDLLGVVPSVPIQSMPGLPELRVPTMPSLGPQAGRYPPIIRFLLRQFDNIEKADWVLFNSFHMLEEEVVNQMLKLWPVRPIGPTLPSFYLDNRVEVDDDYAFNVHKPNTDICLKWLDSKDTRSVVYISFGSVSSLSKEQTAELAEALVNSGKSFLWVVRPSEEHTLPTNFIEETSNQGLIVKWSPQLAVLGHDSVGCFISHCGWNSTIEAISLGVPIVAMPQFLDQITDGHFVEHIWQVGIQPKADDKGFCQSVEISRCILGIMQGERGEETRKNAARLKALAKEAVAEGGSSDRNMSEFISQLLPG, translated from the exons ATGGAGAAAGAAGTAGCTGCCTGTAAAGCTCATATTGTGGTGCTTCCTTATCATGGGCAAGGCCACATGAATCCATTGCTCCAAGTTTCTAAAAGATTGGCCGCAAAAGGAATCAAAGTCACTGTAACCACTACTCTCTCTAACACCAAAGCCATGCAAGCTGCATCTACTTATATCACATCTGAATCAATATATGATGATTTCAGTGAAGGAGGGTCTGCAGGACCTGGTGGTTTTAAAGGATTTCTGGGAAGATTTGAGGCCATTGGCTCGAGAAACTTGACAAGTCTCTTGAGAAAATTTCAAGATTCTGAAAATCCTGTGGCATGCCTGTTGTATGATGCAAATGTAACATGGGCCTCAAATGTAGTTAACGAGATGGGTATTAGGAGTGCTGCCTTCCTCACACATTCTTGTGCTTTCTTTGCTAGTCTCTACCTGATGCACTGTGATTTATTGGGGGTTGTTCCATCAGTTCCTATTCAGTCAATGCCTGGATTGCCCGAGCTTCGGGTTCCAACTATGCCTTCATTAGGTCCTCAAGCAGGACGTTATCCTCCGATCATCCGATTTTTGTTAAGACAGTTTGACAACATCGAGAAAGCAGATTGGGTTCTCTTCAACTCATTCCATATGTTAGAAGAAGAG GTGGTCAATCAGATGTTGAAACTCTGGCCTGTGAGGCCCATAGGACCGACTTTGCCTTCTTTTTATCTAGACAACCGCGTGGAAGTCGACGATGATTATGCTTTCAATGTGCACAAGCCAAACACTGATATTTGCCTGAAGTGGCTCGACTCCAAAGATACCAGGTCAGTCGTCTACATATCATTTGGCAGCGTCTCCAGTTTAAGCAAGGAACAAACTGCGGAATTGGCCGAGGCCCTTGTGAATAGTGGCAAGAGCTTTTTGTGGGTTGTGAGACCATCCGAAGAACACACACTTCCAACTAATTTCATTGAGGAAACTTCGAATCAGGGATTGATAGTGAAATGGAGCCCACAGTTGGCAGTTCTAGGCCATGATTCTGTTGGATGTTTCATATCTCATTGTGGTTGGAATTCTACCATAGAAGCAATAAGCTTAGGAGTCCCTATAGTGGCAATGCCTCAATTTTTGGACCAGATAACTGATGGACATTTTGTGGAGCACATATGGCAAGTCGGAATCCAACCTAAGGCGGATGACAAGGGATTTTGTCAAAGTGTCGAAATAAGTAGGTGTATTCTGGGCATCATGCAAGGAGAACGAGGAGAAGAGACACGAAAGAATGCTGCTCGTTTGAAGGCGCTAGCAAAGGAGGCGGTAGCGGAAGGAGGAAGTTCGGATAGGAACATGAGCGAATTTATAAGTCAGCTCCTGCCAGGATAG
- the LOC142524123 gene encoding AT-rich interactive domain-containing protein 6-like — protein MDKSDVEMEDIETLNHYTGYSVQESEGKLHDGRVVNKDENFSPSILVPEDANKSLNSGDEPSNLKNESRGENTVMSDMEGKINSKSKVIEPRNAEEPVGVYINAQAKSENEESISTKTKEVKQTAAGCALEKQSNVSNEVVMCNTANGELEEEKATEEGMGSGSTVDSAMKEIAGEDVEKKHKEDVNPVEHVRMEEQTTAIADARNNLIKVGKFPSKLSACNVHLSQTTAANKLLTDVDEEMEDLAKTSQDKEVEDEIKEQNKEKEVIAAEIAAVDGGDNASFPNQEEPVTPKSLLKLLPATGGDHNGETVEPVSTLASLPLMGESDDGTPEEQAIFMKDVESLYRERSMEFKPPKFYGQPLNCLKLWRAVIRLGGYDRVTGAKLWRQVGESFHPPKTCTTVSWTFRIFYEKSLLEYERHKKQSGELHFPVAPLPEASAVDIEGNGYQGLGSGRARRDSAARAMQVWHGQDIFCHGEAGEPVAKDKNLNNTMKREKSLKSIGSVKQKRPNEVELSAKVARTETSKQLVTSVVDIGPPADWVKINVRQTEDCFEVYALVPGLLREEVRVQSDPAGRLVITGQPEQVDNPWGITPFKKIVSLPSRIDPLQTSAVVSLHGRLFVRVPFEQSNI, from the exons ATGGATAAGAGTGATGTAGAGATGGAGGATATCGAGACGCTCAACCATTATACAGGATACAGTGTGCAAGAGTCTGAAGGTAAACTGCATGATGGTAGGGTTGTAAACAAAGATGAAAACTTTTCCCCTTCAATACTTGTACCAGAGGATGCAAATAAAAGCTTGAACAGTGGAGATGAACCCAGTAATTTGAAAAATGAATCAAGAGGCGAAAACACTGTTATGAGTGACATGGAAGGCAAAATTAACAGCAAGAGTAAGGTTATTGAGCCCAGGAATGCCGAGGAACCTGTAGGAGTATACATCAATGCTCAGGCCAAAAGCGAAAATGAAGAGTCAATCAGCACCAAAACTAAGGAAGTTAAGCAAACTGCAGCTGGTTGTGCACTGGAGAAACAATCTAATGTCAGTAATGAAGTGGTGATGTGCAACACTGCTAATGGTGAGTTGGAAGAAGAGAAGGCTACTGAGGAAGGCATGGGCAGTGGAAGTACTGTCGACAGTGCGATGAAGGAAATTGCAGGTGAAGATGTTGAGAAAAAGCACAAGGAGGATGTAAATCCTGTTGAACATGTtagaatggaagaacagactaCAGCAATTGCTGATGCTAGGAATAATTTGATTAAAGTTGGGAAATTTCCAAGTAAGTTATCTGCCTGTAATGTTCATCTGAGTCAGACAACTGCTGCTAATAAGCTTCTGACAGATGTGGATGAGGAAATGGAAGATCTAGCAAAAACAAGCCAGGATAAAGAAGTTGAAGATGAGATTAAAGAACAAAATAAGGAAAAAGAAGTCATTGCTGCTGAAATTGCTGCCGTAGATGGGGGTGATAATGCTTCATTTCCAAACCAGGAAGAACCTGTGACTCCCAAGTCTCTTCTCAAATTGTTGCCTGCAACAGGTGGAGACCATAATGGGGAAACCGTCGAGCCTGTTTCTACACTAGCCTCATTGCCATTG ATGGGAGAGAGTGATGATGGAACACCAGAGGAGCAAGCGATATTCATGAAGGATGTTGAAAGTTTATATCGAGAGAGGTCAATGGAATTTAAACCTCCCAAATTTTATGGCCAGCCACTGAATTGCCTGAA GTTATGGAGAGCTGTGATTAGATTGGGCGGCTATGACAGG GTAACTGGAGCTAAATTGTGGAGGCAGGTAGGagagtcattccatccaccaaA GACATGCACAACAGTTTCCTGGACATTCCGTATTTTCTATGAGAAG TCTCTTCTGGAATATGAAAGGCATAAGAAACAAAGTGGTGAACTTCACTTTCCAGTTGCTCCGCTCCCTGAAGCTTCTGCTGTTGACATCGAG GGAAACGGATATCAAGGATTGGGATCAGGAAGGGCTAGAAGAGACTCTGCGGCTCGTGCTATGCAAGTCTGGCACGGCCAAGACATTTTTTGTCATGGTGAAGCTGGTGAACCAGTGGCAAAG GACAAGAATCTTAACAATACGATGAAGCGTGAGAAGAGTCTCAAGAGCATTG GCTCAGTCAAACAGAAGAGACCAAATGAGGTAGAGCTTTCAGCCAAGGTTGCTCGGACTGAAACATCTAAGCA ACTAGTGACATCAGTGGTTGATATCGGTCCTCCAGCTGATTGGGTGAAGATCAACGTACGCCAAA CAGAAGATTGTTTTGAAGTTTATGCTTTAGTCCCGGGGCTTTTACGTGAAGAG GTGCGAGTTCAATCAGATCCTGCTGGACGTTTAGTCATCACGGGGCAGCCCGAGCAAGTTGATAATCCTTGGGGGATAACACCATTCAAAAAG ATTGTTAGCTTACCTTCAAGAATCGATCCACTTCAGACCTCTGCGGTGGTTAGCCTCCATGGACGCCTATTTGTTCGTGTTCCTTTCGAGCAGTCAAATATTTGA
- the LOC142525191 gene encoding mogroside I-E synthase-like isoform X1 — protein MQGRGLDCIDKMEKEVAACKAHIVVLPYHGQGHMNPLLQVSKRLAAKGIKVTVTTTLSNTKAMQAASTYITSESIYDDFSEGGSAGPGGFKGFLGRFEAIGSRNLTSLLRKFQDSENPVACLLYDANVTWASNVVNEMGIRSAAFLTHSCAFFASLYLMHCDLLGVVPSVPIQSMPGLPELRVPTMPSLGPQAGRYPPIIRFLLRQFDNIEKADWVLFNSFHMLEEEVVNQMLKLWPVRPIGPTLPSFYLDNRVEVDDDYAFNVHKPNTDICLKWLDSKDTRSVVYISFGSVSSLSKEQTAELAEALVNSGKSFLWVVRPSEEHTLPTNFIEETSNQGLIVKWSPQLAVLGHDSVGCFISHCGWNSTIEAISLGVPIVAMPQFLDQITDGHFVEHIWQVGIQPKADDKGFCQSVEISRCILGIMQGERGEETRKNAARLKALAKEAVAEGGSSDRNMSEFISQLLPG, from the exons ATGCAGGGAAGGGGCCTAGATTGTATCGACAAAATGGAGAAAGAAGTAGCTGCCTGTAAAGCTCATATTGTGGTGCTTCCTTATCATGGGCAAGGCCACATGAATCCATTGCTCCAAGTTTCTAAAAGATTGGCCGCAAAAGGAATCAAAGTCACTGTAACCACTACTCTCTCTAACACCAAAGCCATGCAAGCTGCATCTACTTATATCACATCTGAATCAATATATGATGATTTCAGTGAAGGAGGGTCTGCAGGACCTGGTGGTTTTAAAGGATTTCTGGGAAGATTTGAGGCCATTGGCTCGAGAAACTTGACAAGTCTCTTGAGAAAATTTCAAGATTCTGAAAATCCTGTGGCATGCCTGTTGTATGATGCAAATGTAACATGGGCCTCAAATGTAGTTAACGAGATGGGTATTAGGAGTGCTGCCTTCCTCACACATTCTTGTGCTTTCTTTGCTAGTCTCTACCTGATGCACTGTGATTTATTGGGGGTTGTTCCATCAGTTCCTATTCAGTCAATGCCTGGATTGCCCGAGCTTCGGGTTCCAACTATGCCTTCATTAGGTCCTCAAGCAGGACGTTATCCTCCGATCATCCGATTTTTGTTAAGACAGTTTGACAACATCGAGAAAGCAGATTGGGTTCTCTTCAACTCATTCCATATGTTAGAAGAAGAG GTGGTCAATCAGATGTTGAAACTCTGGCCTGTGAGGCCCATAGGACCGACTTTGCCTTCTTTTTATCTAGACAACCGCGTGGAAGTCGACGATGATTATGCTTTCAATGTGCACAAGCCAAACACTGATATTTGCCTGAAGTGGCTCGACTCCAAAGATACCAGGTCAGTCGTCTACATATCATTTGGCAGCGTCTCCAGTTTAAGCAAGGAACAAACTGCGGAATTGGCCGAGGCCCTTGTGAATAGTGGCAAGAGCTTTTTGTGGGTTGTGAGACCATCCGAAGAACACACACTTCCAACTAATTTCATTGAGGAAACTTCGAATCAGGGATTGATAGTGAAATGGAGCCCACAGTTGGCAGTTCTAGGCCATGATTCTGTTGGATGTTTCATATCTCATTGTGGTTGGAATTCTACCATAGAAGCAATAAGCTTAGGAGTCCCTATAGTGGCAATGCCTCAATTTTTGGACCAGATAACTGATGGACATTTTGTGGAGCACATATGGCAAGTCGGAATCCAACCTAAGGCGGATGACAAGGGATTTTGTCAAAGTGTCGAAATAAGTAGGTGTATTCTGGGCATCATGCAAGGAGAACGAGGAGAAGAGACACGAAAGAATGCTGCTCGTTTGAAGGCGCTAGCAAAGGAGGCGGTAGCGGAAGGAGGAAGTTCGGATAGGAACATGAGCGAATTTATAAGTCAGCTCCTGCCAGGATAG
- the LOC142524842 gene encoding splicing factor U2af small subunit B-like isoform X2 translates to MAEHLASIFGTEKDRVNCPFYFKIGACRHGDRCSRLHNRPNISPTLVLSNMYQRPDMITPGVDAQGQPIDPAKIQEHFEDFYEDLFEELSKFGEIETLNICDNLADHMIGNVYVQFKEEDQAAAALQALQGRYYSGRPIIGDFSPVTDFREATCRQYEENNCNRGGYCNFMHVKMIGRELRRKLFGRYSRRSMRGRSVSPPEYYHRRDKERERGDHDRRDHRGRRGGGGGGDRHGDRYEGERKRHGGSSRRSRSPVREGSEERRARIEQWNREREEKDLYF, encoded by the exons ATGGCAGAGCACTTGGCCTCAATATTCGGGACGGAGAAAGACCGCGTGAATTGCCCCTTCTACTTCAAGATCGGCGCCTGTCGTCACGGGGACCGCTGCTCCCGCCTCCATAACCGACCCAATATATCCCCCACGTTGGTCCTCTCCAACATGTACCAACGTCCGGATATGATTACCCCTGGCGTAGACGCACAGGGACAGCCAATCGACCCAGCTAAGATACAGGAGCatttcgaggatttttacgaGGACCTCTTCGAGGAACTCAGTAAATTTGGTGAAATCGAGACCCTCAATATATGCGACAATCTCGCTGATCACATGATCGGCAATGTCTATGTCCAGTTCAAGGAAGAGGATCAGGCCGCCGCTGCCTTGCAGGCCTTGCAGGGTAGGTACTATTCCGGCCGCCCAATCATTGGAGATTTCTCTCCAGTTACAGATTTTCGAGAGGCTACCTGCAGGCAGTATGAGGAGAATAATTGTAACCGGGGTGGGTATTGCAATTTCATGCATGTCAAGATGATCGGCAGGGAGCTCAGGAGGAAGCTCTTTGGAAGGTACAGTCGGAGGTCTATGAGGGGCAGGAGTGTCAGCCCACCCGAGTATTACCACAGGCGGGATAAGGAACGCGAAAGGGGGGATCACGACAGGCGGGACCACCGTGGGAGGAGGGGTGGTGGTGGTGGCGGTGACAGGCATGGAGATAGATATGAGGGAGAGAGAAAGCGGCATGGAGGGAGTTCGAGGAGGAGCCGAAGTCCCGTGAGAGAAGGTAGCGAGGAGCGGCGAGCTAGGATTGAACAGTGGAATCGGGAGAGGGAAGAGAAGG ATCTTTATTTCTGA
- the LOC142524842 gene encoding splicing factor U2af small subunit B-like isoform X1: MAEHLASIFGTEKDRVNCPFYFKIGACRHGDRCSRLHNRPNISPTLVLSNMYQRPDMITPGVDAQGQPIDPAKIQEHFEDFYEDLFEELSKFGEIETLNICDNLADHMIGNVYVQFKEEDQAAAALQALQGRYYSGRPIIGDFSPVTDFREATCRQYEENNCNRGGYCNFMHVKMIGRELRRKLFGRYSRRSMRGRSVSPPEYYHRRDKERERGDHDRRDHRGRRGGGGGGDRHGDRYEGERKRHGGSSRRSRSPVREGSEERRARIEQWNREREEKVLSWISNDWIAYFPGAMKLAAVLILKLFSSYGNLLGLNVSIHVATQGIDLYF, from the exons ATGGCAGAGCACTTGGCCTCAATATTCGGGACGGAGAAAGACCGCGTGAATTGCCCCTTCTACTTCAAGATCGGCGCCTGTCGTCACGGGGACCGCTGCTCCCGCCTCCATAACCGACCCAATATATCCCCCACGTTGGTCCTCTCCAACATGTACCAACGTCCGGATATGATTACCCCTGGCGTAGACGCACAGGGACAGCCAATCGACCCAGCTAAGATACAGGAGCatttcgaggatttttacgaGGACCTCTTCGAGGAACTCAGTAAATTTGGTGAAATCGAGACCCTCAATATATGCGACAATCTCGCTGATCACATGATCGGCAATGTCTATGTCCAGTTCAAGGAAGAGGATCAGGCCGCCGCTGCCTTGCAGGCCTTGCAGGGTAGGTACTATTCCGGCCGCCCAATCATTGGAGATTTCTCTCCAGTTACAGATTTTCGAGAGGCTACCTGCAGGCAGTATGAGGAGAATAATTGTAACCGGGGTGGGTATTGCAATTTCATGCATGTCAAGATGATCGGCAGGGAGCTCAGGAGGAAGCTCTTTGGAAGGTACAGTCGGAGGTCTATGAGGGGCAGGAGTGTCAGCCCACCCGAGTATTACCACAGGCGGGATAAGGAACGCGAAAGGGGGGATCACGACAGGCGGGACCACCGTGGGAGGAGGGGTGGTGGTGGTGGCGGTGACAGGCATGGAGATAGATATGAGGGAGAGAGAAAGCGGCATGGAGGGAGTTCGAGGAGGAGCCGAAGTCCCGTGAGAGAAGGTAGCGAGGAGCGGCGAGCTAGGATTGAACAGTGGAATCGGGAGAGGGAAGAGAAGG TGCTATCATGGATCTCAAATGATTGGATTGCCTACTTTCCTGGTGCGATGAAATTAGCGGCAGTTTTAATTCTGAAGCTTTTTTCTTCTTACGGGAATCTCTTAGGTTTAAATGTGTCGATACATGTCGCAACACAAGGAATAG ATCTTTATTTCTGA